Genomic DNA from Candidatus Sphingomonas phytovorans:
AGATCAACCGGGGGTATCGTCGTCCAGATTTGCGGCAAGCCGCTCGTTAACGACCCACAAGACTATAAGAACTGGAATCCGGACTGGATCGAAGGGCACCCGTCGACGTTGCGGCGGCTACGGCATATCGGCTGCATTGTCCGCGACATCGATCTTTCGCTCTATTTCTTCACACAGGTGATCGGCGGGAAGATACTTTCCGACGAGCGCGTGGCTGTCCCGCAGCAGGGCCGGCGCGTTGTCTTCTGTCTGGGCGACACGAACATATTGCTGTTCCAGGCGGACGACCCCGCAACCGGCCTGGCAGGCGACTATTTCAGCAAGCCCGTGTCGGGAATCTACACGCTCGTCTGGGAAGTCGACGATGTGCAGGTGGCCGAGCGCTACCTGATCGAGATCGGCATCACCCCGGAAAAGGCGACGCTCGAGGAGCATGGCATCGCCATTCCCGCCGGGCAGATGTTCGGCGCCCGCCACGAGTTCGTGGCCAGCGCATAGCGAATGAGTCGGCGGTGTGCGTCATCCCGGCATATCGCCTTTTGCGGCATTCGATCTGAGAGGAAGCAACATGGAGATTCTGGAGCGTCGCGCCGCGATCACGGGTGTCGGCATGTCCGCGGTCGGCCGTCGCCTAGGCAAGTCAGCGATCGATCTGACGCTGGACGCAATCCTCGGCGCCCTGGAGCATGCCGGCCTCCGGATCGAGGATATCGACGGACTGTGCACGATGCCGGGCATGAGCGAGACCCCCGGTATGTCGCCGGTACCTCTGCGGGAGATCAAGAACGCGCTCGGCCTTCGGCTCAACTGGTTCGGCTCGATCCAGGAAGGCCCTGGGCAGATGTCGGCGATCATGAACCCGGTGATGTGGGTTGCCGCAGGCCAGGTACGGCATGTCATCTGCTTTCGTACGGCAACGCAATATTCGGCGCGCGAGCAATCGACGGTCGCCTCACCCGAGAGCGCGGCAGCGCGGCGCTGGAACGGCTGGCAGTCCTGGCACTATCCCTTCAATGCCCTCTCGCCCATCCACAATCATGCGATGATCGCCAAGCTTCGGATGGAGCGCTATGGCCTGACACGCGAGCAGCTCGGCTGGTGGGCGGTCAATTGCCGCCGCAACGCGCAGCACAATCCCAATGCCGTCTATCGCGATCCCATGTCGCTCGACGACTATCTGAGCGCCCGGATGATCGCCGACCCCCTGTGTCTCTATGATTGCGACGCGCCGATCGATTCCTCGGTTGCGATCATCGTCTCGTCGTTCGACGCGGCACGCGACCTGCGCCATCCGCCGCTTCGCTTCGAGGCGATCAGCGGTGCGCTCTACGGCAAGGACAGCTGGGACCAGGTCGAGGATCTGACATCAATGGCGGCGCGCGATGCCGGCGCGCATCTGTGGACCCGGACCGACCTCAAACCTGCCGATATCCAGCTTGCCAACCTTTATGATGGTTTTTCCATTCAGCCGCTCATCTGGATGGAATCACTCGGCTTTTGCGGTTGGGGAGAGAGCGGGGCCTTCATCGAAGGAGGCGAGCGCATCGCACGTGACGGTGAATTGCCGGTCAACACCGGCGGTGGCCAGCTTTCGGGCGGCAGATTGCATGGCTTCGGCCTGCTCCACGAAACGTGCATCCAGCTCTGGGGCGAAGGCGGCAGTCGTCAGGTTGACGGGAACCCCGAAATCGGGCTCACGGCCACCGGTGGTGGCGCGCTCGCCGGCTGCCTGATTCTCACGCGGCAATAGTCGCGCTTTACGCCTCGACGGATCGAAGCGCCCCGATCTCGGCGTCGAAGTCAGTGCTGCGGCTCAGCGCCCGCCAGGCGAGGTCGCACTCACGCCGCTCCCGGTCAACGCGCTCGGCGATCTGGACCGCGCTACTGCCCAGGAGCAGGCGCAACGGCGGGTCTTCCGCCTCCACGATCGTCAGGATCGCCGCCGCGGCCTTGACCGGATCGCCCTGCTCCTTGCCGGTCGTCGCGCGCAGATAGCGGGCAAGCCCTCCGACCGTTTCGTCATAGTCGGCGCGGATGTCAGGAACGGTCATCGACGCGCCGGCCCAATCGGTCCGAAAGCCGCCGGGCTCGACGATCGTCACCTTGACCCCCAACGGCTTCACTTCGGCCGCGAGTACCTCGGAAAAACCCTCGACCGCCCATTTCGCGGCCTGATAGGCGCCCAGCCCCGGCGCGCCGGCGCGACCGCCGATCGACGAAATCTGCACGAAATGC
This window encodes:
- a CDS encoding oxidoreductase encodes the protein MTMRTWLVTGSSRGLGRALCEAILDAGDQLVATARSVAPLRDLLERAPDRCAVFALDVNNIAAVRAAMTFATGRFGRLDVVVNNAGYGNIAPIEDLAEDDFRAQIETNFFGTVNVTRAAVPLFRAQRSGHFVQISSIGGRAGAPGLGAYQAAKWAVEGFSEVLAAEVKPLGVKVTIVEPGGFRTDWAGASMTVPDIRADYDETVGGLARYLRATTGKEQGDPVKAAAAILTIVEAEDPPLRLLLGSSAVQIAERVDRERRECDLAWRALSRSTDFDAEIGALRSVEA
- a CDS encoding thiolase family protein, yielding MEILERRAAITGVGMSAVGRRLGKSAIDLTLDAILGALEHAGLRIEDIDGLCTMPGMSETPGMSPVPLREIKNALGLRLNWFGSIQEGPGQMSAIMNPVMWVAAGQVRHVICFRTATQYSAREQSTVASPESAAARRWNGWQSWHYPFNALSPIHNHAMIAKLRMERYGLTREQLGWWAVNCRRNAQHNPNAVYRDPMSLDDYLSARMIADPLCLYDCDAPIDSSVAIIVSSFDAARDLRHPPLRFEAISGALYGKDSWDQVEDLTSMAARDAGAHLWTRTDLKPADIQLANLYDGFSIQPLIWMESLGFCGWGESGAFIEGGERIARDGELPVNTGGGQLSGGRLHGFGLLHETCIQLWGEGGSRQVDGNPEIGLTATGGGALAGCLILTRQ
- a CDS encoding lactoylglutathione lyase, producing the protein MQETAERVATQSGKPAAVPIQRILHTIHAVRDCNPVRRKYEEVFGAWVFAERFHAGEDRDMALFYVANHMVEPMAPARPDVHDTTFSKYLAKYGESYHSFELRVESAPVTAAACEAHGMELSSVYPLFFFVKPRSTGGIVVQICGKPLVNDPQDYKNWNPDWIEGHPSTLRRLRHIGCIVRDIDLSLYFFTQVIGGKILSDERVAVPQQGRRVVFCLGDTNILLFQADDPATGLAGDYFSKPVSGIYTLVWEVDDVQVAERYLIEIGITPEKATLEEHGIAIPAGQMFGARHEFVASA